The sequence below is a genomic window from Entelurus aequoreus isolate RoL-2023_Sb linkage group LG15, RoL_Eaeq_v1.1, whole genome shotgun sequence.
GACTGACAGGTTTCTGGTATTTCATAGCTAAATAAATAGCTTATTGGAAAGGTTGTATTCACTGAATAAAAGTTTGTCAATCAACATTCTAATTTCTTGTAGGAAATAGTTTAAAGGGTACCTGTCGTCAAAGTCGAGCCGCCCATGACCTTGGTGGAGATGAAGCTCTGCTCGTAGACCACGTTGGACAGCGAGTCCTCCAGCTTGCCTACTTGACCTTGAACGGCATGAAGATCACCTCGTATGCTCTCCATGTCGGCGCTGCAGTTGAGAATATGGCCCTCCACGCCGGTCACTTTGTTCTCCAAAGCATGCAGAGCAGTCTTGGAGGACTCTTGACATGTGTTCTTTCCCTCAACCGAGCAGATCCGATCCAACGTGTTCACTCTGTCCAGCAAAGACTGAAAAGATCCCCTGAGAGTGTTCACTTCTTCTTGGACAACATCCAGACGGTCTGTCTGAAGTCCAGACTGAAGGTTGGAAAATCTGTCCTCCATTGACACCAGCTTGTCCTCCAGACTCTCTCTCAGGTCTTTGATGGCTTTTGCTTGTTTTAGTTTCAGGTTCTGCTCTACCACAGATGAGTTCACGAGTCCCCTTGTAGTTTCCGGGGGAGCACCGGTTTTATTTCCACACTCCACCAGCTTGGTCCTTAAGTCCTGGATTTGGTCACGGAGATCGCTTTCCTTAGAGTCCATGAGCTCAGTCAGGCTGAGGTAGTGGTCTTCCTGGCTGTCGCACAGGTCCTGCACGGACATGATTTTATAGTCGCACGAGTTCTTCAGGTCACCCAGTTTGATGTCTAAGCCTTCCATCATCTCTTTCCTCAGGGCACGGATGTTCTCATCCACATAGGTCTGCAGGTCAGCAGCACCTGAGGACTGCGCCGCAGAAGGGTCGCAGGACTTGCAGACTTTGGTCAAAAGGTGAATTTGGCCATCATGTTGGTCAACACGCTCTTCTAGATGGTTGAAGGTGCTGCTCCTGTTCTTCACTTCATCTGCCAGCTGGTTGATCTTGTTGAAAAGCTTGTCCGTTGTTGCCCGTCGATGGCTCTCTGAGGGGAAGTCCATGGTTTCCGTCTCTGGACCCCGTACACTGGCGGGCTGCCTGAACTGGTCCAGTAGAGTGTGCAGAATCTTGCTGGCATCCTCTTGAAAGTCCAGTCTCAGGTTGGAGGACATGTCCGTTATTCTGGCCTGCATGTCCAGAACCATTTGGGAGAGTCGCTGCACCTCCTCTCCCAGGTGCTGTGCGTCGCCATGACCTCGCGGCACACTCGTCTGACCTTGCCACGGATGCGTCTTCTGGTTGTCGGTCTGTTCCTCTGCAGCGAGAAGAAGGCAACAAAAGGTTGGAAGTTGTCCCGCTCTAGAGTGGAACCTCGATTGATGTATTCGCAACCTTTTTCGGTTTACAAACGTTTACAtcgcgccaaatatgcctctgtgtgcgaaccaagTCTCGGTGTACGAACGCTCCATTCAATCCTTTTacctgccattttgatgacatcacttcttgTACACGTGGGCAGGACCATCTTAAAGAGGCAGGGTCCCCtgcgtcacatcctgtttacagcAGCCATTTCTACTacaaagtggcctagtggttagagcagacctgggaaaattaaggcccgggggccacatgctgcccgttaagcttttcaatctggcccgcctgaCATTACCAAATAATTTttctagatctttaagatggaaactctagctgccattatgatgtgcagtgatgttttcacatgaccgtaagtcttgaactatacaaagtatttcaatggttggaatctgccctttcgcatgatatactagttactatggtcatctaattagttactatggtcatctaattagttactatggtcatctaattcacagcagctcagacaaggcaccaagcagtgtgggtgaggagcgtttccacagagtgtttccagagcgaccagcctgaaatgcgggtgtcagggacagacgcggaaggagattttcacaacgaagttctaaagcttagtgatgtatcagattgtaggtggttttttttttttaccctttgcgttcatatttcgctgtttgttgcatttttgttgcgtttagcttgattgtaaaatatgtcgatggaattgtaaaatatgtcgatggagagggggtgtgacgttcatatgttgtcaatattccttgttttattgttcatagttaatattgtaaatcccacattctttattttcatgtacattaaaAAAGAGTAAAAtttcattccgttttttaaggcagtctgtcaaaacgtttttagcattcaatcagacattattgtgaggttttgtattagtgttcctaaaaatagataatcTGGCCCCCAGAcactatttttttctctaaacttggaccccgagtcaaaataattgcctaggtctgggttagagtgtccgccctgagatcggtaggttgtgagtcataccaaagaccataaaaatgggacccattatatccctgcttggcactcagcatcaagggttggaattgggggttaaatcaccaaaaatgattcccgggcgcggccaccgctgctgcccactgctcccctcacctcccagggggtgaacaaggggatgggtcaaatttccccacacctagtgtgtgacaatcattggtactttaactttaactgaagAGCTTTGACGGCGAGCGGCACATCTGACGGGTTAATTCCCACAATTGTCGTGCCTTGCAGcggtcagagctgtgtcagcctttcttagagatcactttgtgcGATCAGAAActgtccaaactctcacagtctcGCTGTATAGCGTCGCGTTGCAAGACAACTGATTtaagctagcattttagcaagctAGCATCCAGCATGCGGCACCTTCAGTTGAGGGATTTTATCAGAGAAGGCGGCTTTGTGCCacagcaagtctttaattgtgatgagaccaaaaaCAATGCAACAGTGGACCTTAACTACAGCAAAGGAGAAAGCACTGCCGGGACACAAGCcaatgaaggatcgcctcacactgctagtttgtgctaacacTAGCGGTGACTACATGAAGCCACTGCTGTTGTATCTATGggagtattattgtagcaaatttATTTGCAAACGAGTATCtctatttgtgtgtttgtatagCAATCCgagtgtgttttaagttgtctgtctgtccctaatcagaaagagCCCTCGATAGGCTGTCGACTTAcgcgtgacttttgcgacacttctacCGTGTACGATTTGAGCGGGCGCCTCCAGATTCGTGAGCGTGTAATACATGCTACAATGTTGTGCTGTTTGGATAAAAAAGAGATTGTTGCGCCATAACCCCATTGTTATGTtggtgtgatatatatatatatatatatatatatatatatatatatatatatatatatatatatatatatatatatatatatatatatatatatatatatatatatatatatatatatatatatatatatatgtatatatatatgtatatatatatatatatgtatatatatctatatataaatatatgtgtatatatatatatatatatgtatatatatatatatatatatatatatatatatatatatatacacacacacacagtacatatacacacacacgtatgtacatttatatacacacacacaatgtatatacttatatacatataaacctagatacacacatacatgcatatatacacatgtatatatacatgtatatatacatacatgtatatatatttacatatatgtatatacctgcatataaatatatacatatatgtatacaaacatatacatgtatatacatatatatatacacacacatatatatgtatatacatatacacacacaaacgcatatatatatatatatgtacacacacacacacacacacacacacacacacatatatatacacacacacacacacacacacacacacacacacacatatatatatatatatatatatatatatatatatatatatatatatatatatatatatatatatatatatatacacacacatacatgaatatatacacattcatatacacacacacatatacacatttatatgtatattctatatatgtgcgtgtatgtgtgtgtatatatatatatatatatatatatatatatatacacacacgcacacacacacacacgcacacacacttatacatatatatatatatatatatacatatatatacacacacacacacatatatatatacacatgaatatatacacatacatatatacacagacatatccatatacacacacacatatatacacatttatatgtatatatatatatatgtgtgtgtatgtgtgtatatatatatatatatatatatatatatatatatatatatatatatatatatatatatatatatatatatatatatatatatatatatatatatatatatatatataagtttgaaCTGCTCATTTCCTTTACCTTGCGAGGCTGGAAAGTGTCCAGAGGGGACGGCCGCCTGAGGCAGACGCTCCACACGCTCCCCGCTTTTTACCTCCATGCAGTCGTGGCCCTGGTAGCCCGGGCAGCATCTCCACTCCAGCTGCGTCACGGTCTTGTAGACCATCTTGTACGCGGGCATTAAGTGTGTGCGATATCTGGGGAAGACTTCTTATATTAGTCCAACACAGCACAATGAGAAAGGACACATTTGACATTGCATTGTTGATGTTTATGACAGGGGTTATACATGCAAATAGTCCAATAAAAAATGATATTTCTGTCCACTATGTTGGCTCGCTCACCCCCTTCCAAACCCTCCTGGTAATTTCATGTTGACATTCTCCTCTGATCTCAAACATTGACAATAAAAGTGACTGCTGCAATTGATATGGCTGAAATAATTTGTGTCGCCTCTGACAGCGTCTTGATTTGTTacagggtttctgcaggtatcagcacatattagggatgtccgataatggctttttgccgatatccgatattccgatattgtccaactctttaattaccaataccgatatcaaccgatatatacagtcgtggaattaaaacattattatgcctaatttggacaaccaggtatggtgaagataaggtacttttaaaaaaattcataaaataagataaaagaaagtgaaacaatataaaaacagttacatagaaactagtaattaatgaaaatgagtcaaattaactgttaaaggttagtactattagtggaccagcagcacgcacaatcatgtgtgcttacggactgtatcccttgcagactgtattgatatatattgatatataatgtaggaaccagaatattaataacagaaagaaacaacccttttgtgtgaatgagtgtaaatgggggagggaggttttttgggttggtgcactaatcgtaagtgtatcttgtgttatttatgttgatttaattaaaaaaaacaaaaaaaaaagttaaaaaaaacaaaaacgatacctataattaaaaaaacgataccgataattaaaaaaaacaataccgataatttccgatattacattttaacgcatttatcggacatctctagcacaTATCATTTCAAGTAGCAGTAGAGTATAAAAATAatgtgactttatatgcttaactgtgttacattaaaccaggggtcggcaacccaaaatgttgaaagagccacattagaccaaaaatacaaaaaaataatctgtctggagccgcaaaaaaataaaagccttatataagtgttataatgaaggcaacacatgatgtaagtgtctatattagctgtattagcctactatcaaaggctgacgcaaatcttcgttgacagaaatgttgcatttgaatatttattctacacatttttgcaacattggaaatcattagtaaaatggaggcttctcagagggtgagataacttctggaaatgactggctcacattgggcaaaggtatagatgtgtgtgtccaagtttaaggaaacggcaggctgtcttcttctaatggattcattacaatctttgcaagctgggtaatgtttgctgtggtctggaacaacatggcacacaaacaactatcagaaatgcagccaattttacatacagataatgtgtcatgagacatgcacatataaattgaatacacagaggacataagtaaacgaaattaaatgagctcaaatatacccacaaacgaggcgtaatgatgcaatatgtgcatacagctagccaaaatagcatgttagcattggttAGCTTGCAgtaatggattgaccaaatatgcctgataagttCAGCTTTGTGCATTTACGCACAGCATAaagtgtttggtggacaaaatgagacaaataaggagtggcataaaactggggtccccaaccttttttgcaccacggaccggtttaatgtcggcaatattttcagggaccggctttccacttgtgccagataaatacagctaaattaagtgcatgaaaaatcaacctgctggggactgcagatggaaatcagccgtcggctacaatctgtcacatttatattttatatgttcattaacgTGCATAGTATCATGtcacaaaattataaaaaatataacaaatggcaacttcctatgaggaattttattatacatctataaacaagcttattggtgtctCGAGAGGGACAGGCGAaacttaagtcggagaaaatgcagtcgtttataaattatttaatgtttctctgcagcccggtagcaaatgcttcacggaccggtaccggtccccggacctgtGGTTGGGAGCcactggcataaaacacgtctttctgcttTCTGttgcagcatcggagaaagttgtacatgtaaacaaactacgatgagttcaaagatcgttgaaattagtaggacaaaagggtgcttgccaaatactctcatcagtgaagcatgtttaatataaacagtgggatttctaacaattaggaagatctttgtcatgtttgttctctgaCAGAAAATATAttgatacaaaatatatattttttcttcatcttttcccAACTGTTAAGCAATCAATTTAGAAgagaagaatagaatagaatggattttgtcatcatatttgcatataacgagattaaggactccaacttaaggtgcggtagtgggaactaatatgggataaaaataaattacacaggaagtaataaagataaaactaagaattgaaataaatagactaatatccaataaaaataataagcaatcctgtacaatatacaaaacaatatacaaaatactgtgcaatacacagaacaagacaagagtactggagtgataacaatcagtgtcggatgtattgcactccatccatccatcttctaccgcttattcccttcggggtcgcggggggcgctggagcctatctcagctacaatcgggcggaaggcggggtacaccctggacaagtcgccacctcatcgcaggcactcgaagggtaatattgcacagtagggtattagggtaggatattgtataggcgTGAATTATTTATCATAAGTTAGAGTTCAaaatggtgacagctctgggaaagaagctgtctctgagcctgcttgttctggctctgatgcacctgtagcacctgcccgatggtagcaggtcgaacaggtggaaaTTTTGACTCAGAGCGGCGCTCAAACGCGCGCGTCAACTTCTAATCAAAACGTACGTTTGTTTCTTGTGTGGACACATCAGGAACAACAACGTGTAATATATCAAATCTCTATTCATCAAACGGCACAATTGTTATCCTCTCGTCTacggcgctaagccttctgggtaatgtagtaattTAGCAACAAGCGCGCAACTTAACTTCCTaggatgtatttatgtatttatttaacatttattcaatCTGAGATAGATTTTCATTTGCGATGCTGACCTCGCAAAGAGGcagcatgtacagtacatgttggAGATGTTGAGGTGTGATGATAATTTCTCGTTGTCtctagagctgtccgataatgtcttttttgccgatacccgatattccgatattgtccaactcttaattaccgattccgatatcaaccgataccgatatacagtatacagtcgtggaattaacacattattatgcctaattttgttgtgatgccccgctggatgcattaaacaatgtaacaaggttttaaaaaataaatcaactcaagttatggaaaaaaatgccaacatggcactgccatatttattattgaagtcacaaagtgcattatttttttaaaatacctcaaaacagcagcttggaatttgggacatgctctccctgaggtgggcggggttgaggtgggggggggggtagagggtagcggggggtgtata
It includes:
- the emilin2b gene encoding EMILIN-2 isoform X2 produces the protein MENFMCVLWVCFVLHPNVDCVQETLPRDKWCAHVVHKTVGNLETFFQPQLLPCSPNCAPQLLYRTHLMPAYKMVYKTVTQLEWRCCPGYQGHDCMEVKSGERVERLPQAAVPSGHFPASQEEQTDNQKTHPWQGQTSVPRGHGDAQHLGEEVQRLSQMVLDMQARITDMSSNLRLDFQEDASKILHTLLDQFRQPASVRGPETETMDFPSESHRRATTDKLFNKINQLADEVKNRSSTFNHLEERVDQHDGQIHLLTKVCKSCDPSAAQSSGAADLQTYVDENIRALRKEMMEGLDIKLGDLKNSCDYKIMSVQDLCDSQEDHYLSLTELMDSKESDLRDQIQDLRTKLVECGNKTGAPPETTRGLVNSSVVEQNLKLKQAKAIKDLRESLEDKLVSMEDRFSNLQSGLQTDRLDVVQEEVNTLRGSFQSLLDRVNTLDRICSVEGKNTCQESSKTALHALENKVTGVEGHILNCSADMESIRGDLHAVQGQVGKLEDSLSNVVYEQSFISTKVMGGSTLTTDVHVDVTDAGPSRSPPRSSPVAPPPVDTPLQMPLMETGEAGPPATRTMSEVPTLGFAGAPGDKMAFSVGLTRTRVQGKDGVLRFNQVLVNDGGHYDPSTGIFTAPINGRYLLTAVLAAQVGEKLEAVLSVSNRSIHRLHSRGQQVLTAEQCACNSPASLSLVVPMRRGDGAGLAVTAGKLGVSASSDFLSSFSGVLLYTNTSGLLPGEKKVKKGGHDDTMNGNLQARKV
- the emilin2b gene encoding EMILIN-2 isoform X1 codes for the protein MENFMCVLWVCFVLHPNVDCVQETLPRDNRWCAHVVHKTVGNLETFFQPQLLPCSPNCAPQLLYRTHLMPAYKMVYKTVTQLEWRCCPGYQGHDCMEVKSGERVERLPQAAVPSGHFPASQEEQTDNQKTHPWQGQTSVPRGHGDAQHLGEEVQRLSQMVLDMQARITDMSSNLRLDFQEDASKILHTLLDQFRQPASVRGPETETMDFPSESHRRATTDKLFNKINQLADEVKNRSSTFNHLEERVDQHDGQIHLLTKVCKSCDPSAAQSSGAADLQTYVDENIRALRKEMMEGLDIKLGDLKNSCDYKIMSVQDLCDSQEDHYLSLTELMDSKESDLRDQIQDLRTKLVECGNKTGAPPETTRGLVNSSVVEQNLKLKQAKAIKDLRESLEDKLVSMEDRFSNLQSGLQTDRLDVVQEEVNTLRGSFQSLLDRVNTLDRICSVEGKNTCQESSKTALHALENKVTGVEGHILNCSADMESIRGDLHAVQGQVGKLEDSLSNVVYEQSFISTKVMGGSTLTTDVHVDVTDAGPSRSPPRSSPVAPPPVDTPLQMPLMETGEAGPPATRTMSEVPTLGFAGAPGDKMAFSVGLTRTRVQGKDGVLRFNQVLVNDGGHYDPSTGIFTAPINGRYLLTAVLAAQVGEKLEAVLSVSNRSIHRLHSRGQQVLTAEQCACNSPASLSLVVPMRRGDGAGLAVTAGKLGVSASSDFLSSFSGVLLYTNTSGLLPGEKKVKKGGHDDTMNGNLQARKV
- the emilin2b gene encoding EMILIN-2 isoform X3, with the translated sequence MENFMCVLWVCFVLHPNVDCVQETLPRDNRWCAHVVHKTVGNLETFFQPQLLPCSPNCAPQLLYRTHLMPAYKMVYKTVTQLEWRCCPGYQGHDCMEVKSGERVERLPQAAVPSGHFPASQEEQTDNQKTHPWQGQTSVPRGHGDAQHLGEEVQRLSQMVLDMQARITDMSSNLRLDFQEDASKILHTLLDQFRQPASVRGPETETMDFPSESHRRATTDKLFNKINQLADEVKNRSSTFNHLEERVDQHDGQIHLLTKVCKSCDPSAAQSSGAADLQTYVDENIRALRKEMMEGLDIKLGDLKNSCDYKIMSVQDLCDSQEDHYLSLTELMDSKESDLRDQIQDLRTKLVECGNKTGAPPETTRGLVNSSVVEQNLKLKQAKAIKDLRESLEDKLVSMEDRFSNLQSGLQTDRLDVVQEEVNTLRGSFQSLLDRVNTLDRICSVEGKNTCQESSKTALHALENKVTGVEGHILNCSADMESIRGDLHAVQGQVGKLEDSLSNVVYEQSFISTKVMGGSTLTTGPSRSPPRSSPVAPPPVDTPLQMPLMETGEAGPPATRTMSEVPTLGFAGAPGDKMAFSVGLTRTRVQGKDGVLRFNQVLVNDGGHYDPSTGIFTAPINGRYLLTAVLAAQVGEKLEAVLSVSNRSIHRLHSRGQQVLTAEQCACNSPASLSLVVPMRRGDGAGLAVTAGKLGVSASSDFLSSFSGVLLYTNTSGLLPGEKKVKKGGHDDTMNGNLQARKV